Proteins from a genomic interval of Indicator indicator isolate 239-I01 chromosome 1, UM_Iind_1.1, whole genome shotgun sequence:
- the ATP6V1A gene encoding V-type proton ATPase catalytic subunit A, translating to MDFSKLPKIRDEDREAFVGYVHGVSGPVVTACNMAGAAMYELVRVGHSELVGEIIRLEGDLATVQVYEETSGVSVGDPVLRTGKPLSVELGPGIMGAIFDGIQRPLSDISTLTKSIYIPRGVNVSALSRDVKWDFTPSKNLRVGSHITGGDIYGVVNENSLIKHKIMLPPRNRGTVTYIAPPGNYDTSDVVLELEFEGVKEKFTMVQVWPVRQVRPVTEKLPANHPLLTGQRVLDALFPCVQGGTTAIPGAFGCGKTVISQSLSKYSNSDVIIYVGCGERGNEMSEVLRDFPELTMEVDGKVESIMKRTALVANTSNMPVAAREASIYTGITLSEYFRDMGYHVSMMADSTSRWAEALREISGRLAEMPADSGYPAYLGARLASFYERAGRVKCLGNPEREGSVSIVGAVSPPGGDFSDPVTSATLGIVQVFWGLDKKLAQRKHFPSVNWLISYSKYTRALDEYYDKHFTEFVPLRTKAKEILQEEEDLAEIVQLVGKASLAETDKITLEVAKLIKDDFLQQNGYTPYDRFCPFYKTVGMLSNMIAFYDMARRAVETTAQSDNKITWSIIRENMSEILYRLTSMKFKDPVKDGETKIKADYAQLFEDMQNAFRSLED from the exons ATGGACTTCTCCAAGCTACCCAAAATCCGTGATGAGGACAGAGAGGCTTTTGTTGGCTATGTCCATGGAGTCTCTGGACCTG TGGTCACGGCATGCAACATGGCAGGTGCTGCTATGTATGAACTGGTGCGAGTGGGCCACAGTGAACTGGTGGGGGAGATTATCCGACTGGAGGGTGATTTGGCAACTGTCCAGGTGTATGAAGAAACAT CTGGTGTCTCTGTAGGAGATCCTGTACTCCGTACTGGCAAACCACTGTCAGTGGAACTAGGGCCTGGCATAATGGGAGCTATTTTTGATGGTATCCAGAGGCCTCTCTCAGACATCAGCACTTTGACCAAAAGTATCTATATCCCTAGAGGTGTCAACGTGTCAGCTTTGAGTCGAGATGTCAAATGGGACTTCACACCTTCCAAAAATCTGCGG GTTGGCAGCCACATCACTGGTGGAGATATTTATGGTGTGGTGAATGAAAACTCCCTTATCAAGCACAAAATCATGCTGCCTCCACGGAACAGGGGTACAGTTACATACATTGCTCCGCCAGGAAACTATGACACTTCA GATGTTGTCTTGGAACTGGAGTTTGAAGGTGTAAAGGAGAAGTTCACTATGGTCCAGGTCTGGCCCGTACGTCAAGTTCGTCCTGTTACTGAGAAGTTACCAGCCAATCATCCTTTATTAACTGGCCAGCGGGTCTTGGATGCCCTCTTCCC GTGTGTACAAGGGGGTACCACAGCGATTCCCGGGGCATTTGGTTGTGGGAAGACTGTGATCTCACAGTCTCTTTCAAAATACTCCAACAGTGATGTCATCATTTATGTAGGCTGTGGAGAACGAGGAAATGAAATGTCTGAAGTACTGAGAGATTTCCCTGAG TTAACCATGGAAGTTGATGGCAAGGTAGAAAGCATCATGAAGAGAACAGCTCTGGTAGCAAATACCTCCAACATGCCTGTGGCTGCCAGAGAAGCCTCTATCTATACTG GCATCACCCTGTCTGAGTATTTCCGGGACATGGGTTACCATGTCAGTATGATGGCAGACTCCACTTCCAGATGGGCTGAGGCCCTCAGAGAGATTTCAGGGCGGCTGGCTGAAATGCCAGCTG ACAGTGGTTATCCAGCCTACCTAGGTGCCCGTCTGGCCTCTTTCTATGAGCGAGCTGGCAGAGTGAAGTGTCTGGGAAATCCTGAAAGGGAGGGCAGCGTCAGCATTGTTGGAGC TGTCTCTCCTCCAGGTGGTGACTTCTCTGATCCTGTCACATCTGCTACTCTGGGCATTGTTCAG GTTTTCTGGGGCCTGGATAAGAAGCTGGCACAACGCAAGCACTTCCCCTCTGTCAACTGGCTGATCAGTTACAGCAAATACACACGTGCCCTGGATGAGTACTATGACAAGCATTTTACGGAGTTTGTCCCTCTCAGGACAAAGGCcaaagagatcctacaggaggAAGAGGACCTCGCAGAGATTGTGCAGCTTGTGGGGAAG GCTTCCTTGGCAGAAACAGATAAAATTACCTTGGAGGTTGCCAAGCTGATAAAAGATGACTTCTTGCAACAGAATGGTTATACACCTTATGACAG GTTCTGCCCTTTTTACAAAACAGTGGGAATGCTTTCCAATATGATTGCATTTTATGACATGGCACGTCGTGCTGTAGAAACCACAGCCCAGAGTGACAATAAGATCACGTGGTCCATCATCCGAGAGAACATGAGTGAAATCCTCTACAGACTTACCTCCATGAAGTTCAAG GACCCTGTCAAAGATGGTGAAACAAAAATCAAGGCAGACTATGCTCAGCTGTTTGAAGATATGCAGAATGCATTTCGCAGTCTGGAAGACTAG
- the DUSP12 gene encoding dual specificity protein phosphatase 12, which translates to MVAVLPGLYIGGAESCSSPESLTAAGVVAVLTVDAEKAPVVPGVRAMHVRALDEPGADLLSHLDDCAAFIGAARAGGGAVLVRCQAGVSRSVAVVTAYLMKTEGLGWEQAYAAVRAAKPDVEVNPGFQGQLKLYEAMGCAVDSSSAVYKRYRLQMLTEKCPELQDLPREVFAVDPNNICQTPNTEVLYRCRKCRRALFRSSSILSHMEGSGPTAFAHKRVTDSAQLCGDGREKCTSYFTEPVQWMEPALLGVMEGQLLCPKCASKLGSFSWRGDQCSCGRWVTPAFQIHKSRVDEVRTLPVGNFQTAKT; encoded by the exons ATGGTAGCGGTGCTACCGGGGCTCTACATTGGCGGTGCGGAGTCGTGTTCGTCCCCGGAATCGCTGACGGCGGCGGGGGTGGTGGCGGTGCTGACGGTAGACGCAGAGAAGGCGCCGGTGGTCCCGGGGGTGCGGGCAATGCACGTTCGGGCGCTGGACGAGCCCGGCGCtgacctgctgagccacctgGATGACTGCGCCGCCTTCATCGGCGCGGCGCGGGCGGGCGGCGGTGCCGTACTAGTGCGCTG TCAGGCCGGGGTGAGCCGCAGCGTGGCTGTGGTGACCGCCTACCTCATGAAGACCGAGGGACTCGGCTGGGAGCAGGCGTATGCCGCCGTCAGAGCTGCCAAACCCGATGTCGA GGTGAACCCGGGTTTCCAGGGGCAGCTGAAGCTCTACGAGGCCATGGGCTGCGCCGTGGACAGCAGCAGCGCCGTCTACAAGCGGTATCGGTTGCAGATGCTGACGGAGAAGTGCCCCG AACTTCAAGACTTGCCCCGAGAAGTCTTTGCTGTTGATCCAAACAATATATGTCAAACTCCGAACACAGAGGTTCTCTACAGATGCAGGAAGTGCAG GCGTGCTCTGTTCCGTAGCTCCAGCATTCTGTCCCACATGGAAGGAAGTGGACCAACAGCCTTTGCCCACAAGAGGGTAACGGACTCTGCCCAGCTTTGTGGAGATGGCCGCGAAAAGTGCACCTCTTACTTTACTGAGCCTGTGCAGTGGATGGAGCCTGCGTTGCTCGGAGTAATGGAAGGACAG CTTCTGTGTCCCAAATGCGCATCAAAGCTGGGCTCCTTTAGCTGGCGGGGTGATCAGTGTTCCTGTGGCCGCTGGGTGACACCTGCCTTCCAGATCCACAAAAGTCGAGTGGATGAAGTGAGGACACTACCAGTTGGTAACTTCCAAACTGCCAAGACCTGA